The following proteins are encoded in a genomic region of Betaproteobacteria bacterium:
- a CDS encoding iron ABC transporter permease: MFRTAGVQARALPWVIALLVAVPLLRLVVTAMTGTAGGPSAGIGELGLSRYALVSGQLALGVVAGTVVIGTLTGWVCAHFVFPGSRVLSWLLVLPIAVPGYVVAYAYADLLQFSGPVQTWMRETWGLQPRQYWFPEVRSLGGAIAVFSLVLFPYVYLPARAAFQSMPRSLVEVSLLSGVSGAALFRRVTLPLAWPAIAAGALLTVMETLADYGAVSHFAVDTFTVGIYKAWLGYGDRAAAVRLALVLLIAVAVLLAADAKLRGRRAFTNRRSPGAIVVPSVAKGPVAAACVAVCVIPVVLGFVLPVGALGYLAWNEFDPEAWPRYLRAARTSFATAGITSLVVVLVALVLVYAQRAGRSGRVALLNRFASMGYAVPGAVLAIGILIPLARFDNWLDAWAERALGVDTGLLLTGSAAALIYAYVVRFLAIGLGNVGAGFERVTPHMDDAARSLGTSGARLLARVHLPLVWRVLAMAALLVFVDTLKELPATLALRPFNFDTLATQAYHLAKDERLAEAAVPSLVIVAIAVLPAMLVTRITSSR; encoded by the coding sequence GTGTTCCGAACCGCCGGTGTGCAGGCAAGGGCCCTGCCCTGGGTCATTGCCCTTCTGGTTGCCGTGCCCCTGCTGAGGCTCGTCGTCACGGCAATGACGGGAACAGCCGGCGGACCGTCCGCAGGCATCGGCGAACTCGGCTTGTCGCGCTATGCCCTCGTCAGCGGCCAGCTCGCTCTGGGCGTGGTGGCCGGAACGGTCGTCATCGGCACGCTCACCGGCTGGGTCTGCGCGCATTTTGTCTTTCCCGGAAGCCGGGTTCTCTCCTGGCTGCTGGTGCTGCCCATTGCCGTGCCCGGCTACGTGGTGGCCTACGCCTACGCCGATCTGCTGCAGTTCTCCGGTCCGGTGCAGACCTGGATGCGGGAGACCTGGGGGCTGCAGCCCCGGCAATACTGGTTTCCCGAAGTGCGCAGCCTGGGCGGTGCCATCGCGGTGTTCTCGCTCGTGCTCTTTCCCTACGTGTATCTGCCCGCGCGCGCCGCATTCCAGAGCATGCCCCGCAGCCTCGTGGAGGTGTCGCTGCTGTCGGGCGTGTCGGGGGCCGCGCTGTTTCGCCGCGTGACCCTGCCGCTTGCCTGGCCGGCGATCGCGGCGGGGGCCTTGCTCACCGTCATGGAGACGCTCGCGGACTACGGGGCCGTGTCGCACTTCGCGGTGGACACCTTCACGGTGGGCATCTACAAGGCGTGGCTGGGATACGGCGATCGTGCTGCCGCGGTGCGCTTGGCGCTGGTCCTGCTGATTGCGGTGGCCGTGCTGCTCGCCGCGGACGCGAAACTGCGGGGCCGCCGGGCCTTCACGAACCGGCGCTCCCCCGGTGCCATCGTGGTGCCCAGCGTGGCAAAGGGGCCGGTTGCGGCGGCATGCGTGGCCGTCTGTGTCATTCCCGTGGTGCTGGGCTTCGTGCTGCCGGTGGGTGCGCTCGGATATCTCGCATGGAACGAGTTCGACCCGGAGGCCTGGCCCCGCTACCTCCGGGCCGCACGAACGAGTTTCGCCACGGCGGGGATCACGTCGCTGGTGGTCGTGCTCGTGGCGCTCGTGCTCGTGTACGCACAGCGTGCCGGACGCAGCGGGCGGGTGGCCCTGCTCAACCGGTTCGCGTCGATGGGGTATGCCGTGCCGGGCGCCGTGCTCGCCATCGGCATCCTCATTCCGCTCGCGCGGTTCGACAACTGGCTGGACGCCTGGGCGGAACGTGCACTGGGCGTCGACACCGGCCTGCTGCTCACCGGCAGCGCAGCGGCGCTGATCTACGCGTACGTCGTGCGTTTCCTCGCGATCGGCCTGGGGAACGTCGGGGCCGGATTCGAGCGCGTCACGCCGCACATGGACGACGCCGCGCGATCGCTCGGCACAAGCGGCGCGCGGCTGCTGGCGCGAGTGCACCTGCCGCTGGTCTGGCGCGTGCTGGCCATGGCGGCGCTGCTCGTGTTCGTGGATACGCTGAAGGAACTGCCCGCCACGCTCGCGCTGCGGCCATTCAACTTCGACACGCTCGCCACCCAGGCCTACCACCTCGCCAAGGACGAACGGCTCGCGGAGGCAGCCGTTCCTTCCCTGGTGATCGTGGCCATCGCCGTATTGCCCGCGATGCTCGTGACGCGGATCACCTCGTCGAGGTGA